One region of Gossypium raimondii isolate GPD5lz chromosome 6, ASM2569854v1, whole genome shotgun sequence genomic DNA includes:
- the LOC105773221 gene encoding alkaline ceramidase, producing the protein MADGISSFWGPVTSTSECCEKNYAYSSYVAEFYNTISNILAILLAFIGLVNAIRQRFEKRFTVLHVSNMILAIGSMLYHATLQRLQQQGDETPMVWEMLLYMYILYSPDWHYRSTMPTFLFLYGAIFAVVHSVIRFGIGFKVHYVILCLLCIPRMYKYYIHTNDASAKKLAKLYVATLSLGSLCWFSDRVFCKQISSWPINPQGHALWHLLMGFNSYFANTFLMFCRAQQRGWAPKVVYLMGILPYVKIEKPKTQ; encoded by the exons ATGGCTGATGGAATATCAAGCTTTTGGGGTCCAGTCACATCTACAAGCGAGTGTTGTGAGAAGAATTATGCCTACTCTTCTTATGTTGCAGAGTTCTACAATACTATATCGAATATCCTCGCCATTCTTTTAGCCTTCATCGGTCTCGTAAATGCCATACGACAGAGGTTCGAGAAAAGATTCACTGTTCTTCATGTATCTAATATGATACTTGCCATTGGAAGCATGTTATACCATGCCACCTTGCAACGCTT GCAACAACAAGGTGATGAAACTCCTATGGTATGGGAGATGCTTCTTTATATGTACATCTTGTACTCACCGGATTGGCATTACCGAAGCACGATGCCcactttccttttcctttacggTGCCATTTTTGCCGTCGTTCATTCTGTCATTCGTTTTGGCATCGGCTTTAAAGTGCATTACGTGATTCTCTGCCTTCTTTGTATCCCACGGATGTATAAGTACTACATTCACACCAATGATGCCTCTGCTAAGAAGCTCGCGAAGTTGTATGTGGCTACGCTTTCCCTAGGTAGTTTATGCTGGTTCTCCGATCGTGTTTTCTGCAAACAGATATCGAGTTGGCCAATCAACCCCCAAGGTCATGCTTTATGGCATCTCTTGATGGGTTTCAATTCATATTTTGCAAACACATTTTTAATGTTCTGTCGTGCTCAGCAACGGGGATGGGCGCCGAAAGTCGTTTATCTTATGGGCATTCTCCCGTATGTGAAGATTGAGAAACCGAAAACACAATGA